AAACCGTTTCCACCAGCGCGCGATCGCCATTGCCCTGCTGGTGGGAGGTTCGGCAGCAGTCGCGCAGGCGGTGAGCGGAGATGCCTTAGCCAGAATGACGGCAAGGAACGTGCCCACGAAACTGGCTGCAATGGAGGGCGACTTCCAAACCCGTAGCGGAGCGCCGTTGCACATCGGCGGCCTGCCGGATGTGCGGACCAGGCAGACGAAATATGCCATCGAAATTCCGGATGGTCTTAGCCTGCTGGCTTTTCATTCCCCGCACGCAACCGTGCAGGGATTGGATAAGACTCCACGGGATGAGTGGCCGAATGTACTGGTCGTGCACATTGCCTTTCAGATCATGGTTGGAGTCGGGACGCTGCTGATCTGCGTTGCGCTGGTTGCCGCATGGCTGGCTTGGAGGAAGGGGCCCCTGATAGAGAATCGCCGCTTTCTGCAATTGCTGGTGCTCTGCACTCCTCTGGGATTTGTGGCGTTGGAATCTGGGTGGGTGGTCACGGAGGTTGGCCGCCAACCTTGGATCATCTACCACATCATGAAAACTTCCCAGGCGGTGACGACGATGCCAGGCCTGACCACTCCTATGGTTCTGTTCACCGGCCTCTATCTGATTCTGGCGGCGGTTGTGATATGGCTCATGAGCAGACACGTGATTGCTAGCCCAAGCGAAGCAGAGATTCACGCCATTGCCGGAAATGAGGTGCCGCTCCATGCACGCCCCTGAGATGTTGCTTGCGCTCATTCTGATGGCCTCTCTGACCTTGTACGTGCTCCTTGGCGGCGCGGATTACGGAGGCGGCGTGTGGGACCTGCTGTCCAGTGGGCCGCGCAGGCAGGAGCAAAGGGAGTTGATCTCCAACGCAATCACTCCGGTCTGGGAGGCAAACCACGTCTGGCTGGTTCTGGTGGTCGTACTGCTCTTTGCGGGATTCCCTGCGGCGTTCGCTGCGATTACGACGGCATTGAACATCCCGCTGACCGTTTTGATCATCGGCATCGTCATGCGTGGCTCGTCCTTCGTCTTTCGCGCCTACCATACGGGCGACTACCGAACGCAGAGGCGCTGGGGCCTGATCTTTGCGATCGCCAGTACTATCACGCCCCTTTGTCTGGGAGTGGTCGTCGGTGCAATGTCTTCCGGGCGCGTGCTGGTAAGAGACGGTGTCTCGGTGAATGGCTTTTTAGCTCCGTGGCTCGGGACATTCCCCTTAATGGTCGGTCTCTTTGCGCTCTCGCTGTTTGTGTTTCTCGCCGCCGTTTACCTGACGGTAGAGGGCCGGGATCCTGCGCTGCAGGAGGACTTTCGCCGCAAGGCGCTGGTTTCCGGAGTCATCGTGGCACTGATGGCGTTAGGCACGTTCCTTGCTGCAAGAACGGGAGCCCCCGATATTTATGCGGGCCTGCTGCGGCCATCACTTGTCTGGATCGTGCAGGGCGCTACGGCGGCTTACGCCATCGCTACCTTTGTCGCTTTGCTGAAGAGGAAGTACAAG
This Tunturibacter gelidoferens DNA region includes the following protein-coding sequences:
- a CDS encoding cytochrome ubiquinol oxidase subunit I; protein product: MSDIFAARSQMAMSLVFHIIFAAIGVALPLMMVIAEGLWLRTHDAAYLCVAKRWAKGTAILFAVGAVSGTVLSFELGLLWPRFMGFAGAAIGMPFSLEGFAFFTEAIFLGIYLYGWKRVSPEIHLLAGAIVAVSGVASAMFVCLANGWMNTPTGFRLVNGQLTDINVWQALRNPAGLPEAIHMILASYCAAGFATAGVHALLALRDRSNRFHQRAIAIALLVGGSAAVAQAVSGDALARMTARNVPTKLAAMEGDFQTRSGAPLHIGGLPDVRTRQTKYAIEIPDGLSLLAFHSPHATVQGLDKTPRDEWPNVLVVHIAFQIMVGVGTLLICVALVAAWLAWRKGPLIENRRFLQLLVLCTPLGFVALESGWVVTEVGRQPWIIYHIMKTSQAVTTMPGLTTPMVLFTGLYLILAAVVIWLMSRHVIASPSEAEIHAIAGNEVPLHARP
- a CDS encoding cytochrome d ubiquinol oxidase subunit II → MLLALILMASLTLYVLLGGADYGGGVWDLLSSGPRRQEQRELISNAITPVWEANHVWLVLVVVLLFAGFPAAFAAITTALNIPLTVLIIGIVMRGSSFVFRAYHTGDYRTQRRWGLIFAIASTITPLCLGVVVGAMSSGRVLVRDGVSVNGFLAPWLGTFPLMVGLFALSLFVFLAAVYLTVEGRDPALQEDFRRKALVSGVIVALMALGTFLAARTGAPDIYAGLLRPSLVWIVQGATAAYAIATFVALLKRKYKIARIAAMLQVGLILWGWALSQSPFFLQGDMTVSEAAAAPPVLWALIGATVAGLLVLFPSIWYMMQTFKANNEDIPLH